AGACCCTTTCAGTAGTGCTTATTGACTTCAAAAGAACATGTACCGAACACAGGATACTTACAGAATCAGCTTGTCTCATCCGGTGAGGGCATATATGTTAGAGCATTTGCGCCAGTCTCTCGAAGAACATAACCTCTTGCATGATTTTGGCAATTGCTTTGCCAGCATTGACAGACGGTCCATGGTCTTTACCACCAGCTGCAGCTACAAGAGGTACAAGAAGTTTTTTGCCTTGCTTTACGAGACCCTGGGCCCTTTTGCAGCAGAGGTCTCTTTTGACGAGGACTATGCCCCGGAAGACCGCGCCTATAACACCACTGTCTTTTTCCAGGTGGATGACCAGGGCTGTTATGAATTCAGTCTCTTCAATGTACTCTCACTGAGAAAAGAGTCATCTGAGCAACTCTGGGGAGAGAATAGACAGCCAACAGGACCCTTTGAAGACAGCTGTTGGGAAACTGGAACTATGTCTCAGTGGAAGGAGAGGGAATGCTGGTAAGAAAGGTAAGTAATATGGGCTGCGTGTTGGTTGGAGTCCTTCTGCTCCTCCTGGATGTCTCCATGCCGGCCAGCATCAGTGGAGTACGACCTACTGCGATTTCTTTTCCCTCTCTTTTGTCCTCCGTGCATATCGAGGGCACTGTGGAATTTTGTGGTGAAACCGTACCCCTGGAAAGACAAGAGGTAAAAGAAAGATTCGAGAAAGAGCTGCTCCTGTCGCTCTGGGACCGGCCGCAAGTAATTCTCTGGTTGAAGCGTTCTAGCAGATACCTGCCGCATGTGGAGAAAATGCTGCGCGAGGCCAACATGCCTGACGATCTCAAGTATATTGCCATTGCAGAGAGTGCCCTGCGCCCTCACGTTCGTTCTCGAAAAGGGGCCACGGGCTTCTGGCAGTTTATGAAGTCCACAGGCCGCAAGTACGGTTTGACAATCAGCAGTCGCGTTGACCAGCGCCGCAATATCTTTGATTCTACCTCTGCAGCCATCAAGTACTTCAGAGATCTCCGTCAGCTTCTCGGCTCCTGGACTCTGGCAGCAGCAGCTTATAACATGGGAGAAGAAGGGCTGCTTGCTGAAATCCTGGAGCAAGGTACAAACGACTACTACAGCCTGTATTTGCCGCTGCAGACTCAGCGTTATGTTTTCCGTGTGGTCGCAGCCAAATTGATTTTGACCCAGCCCAATAGATTTGGATTTCATCTCGCCGAAACAGACTACTATCCACAGCTCACCTTTGACAAGGTTGTTGTACACTGCTCTCGAGATGTTCCCTTACGAATAGTTGGGCAGGCTGCCGAAACATCATTCAAAGTGGTGAAGGATTTGAATCCAGAAATTCGCGGCCACTATCTCCCTCCAGGAGATTTCACCCTGCGACTTCCCGAGGGCTCAGCCAAAAAGTTCCAACAAAGATATGCCGCGCTGGTGAAAAAGTGGTTGGCAGAAAGAGATGAATTGGTGTACCTGGTTCAGAAAGGCGACAACTTGTCCACTATCGCAGAGAAATTTGAGGTTCCTCTGGCTGCCCTGCTTATCTGGAATCGACTGAACTTGAAGGAGCCAATCCATCCGGGGGACGAACTCATAGTAAGGCGAAAGGAGAGCGTAGATATTGCAGCAGACCAGCAAAATGATTTCACTGATAAATCCTTGCCGCAAGAGTAATAGTCGGATAATAGAATGAGTACACTGTGCTCTAGGTTGGCAAACCACCAAACGATTACGGAGTCTGCCGAATGGATACTATGAAAATCAGCTTTTTTGGTGCCACTGGTACGGTGACAGGATCACGCCATCTCCTGGAAATCGAGGGTAAGAAACTCCTCATTGACTGCGGTCTGTTCCAAGGACCAAAAAAACACCGGCTGATGAATTGGGACACTTTTCCTTTTCCGCCTGCAAAGATCGACCGGGTACTTCTCACCCATGCCCATATTGACCACACCGGGTATCTGCCGCGATTCCGAGCCGGCAAGTTTTCCGGCCAGATTCACTGTACTCACGCTACCAGAGATCTTTGTGAAATTATGCTGCGCGACAGCGCGCATCTCCAGGAGGAAGACGCTTATTGGGCCAATAAGAAAGGATATTCGAAGCACCGTCCGGCCCTGCCGCTTTACACTGTTGAAGATGCCGAAAAAGCCTTGGAGCTTTTCCAGCCATTACATTATGGCGAGGATCTTTTTCTCAGCAACAGCCTGCGAATCAAGTTCAAAGATGCAGGCCACATACTTGGTTCTTCGTTTGTGGACATCAAGACCACCAAAGGTGGACAGAGAAGAAAGATTGTCTTCAGTGGCGATCTCGGCAGGCCTGGCAGACCCATACTGCGTGATCCAGTGCAAATGTTTGAGGTGGATTACCTCATTCTGGAATCCACTTATGGCGATCGCCTGCACGGGGAGCAGTCCCCGGAAGCTGAAGTGGAACGGGTGATCAATGAAACTGCCAAAAGGCGAGGAGTTCTCGTGGTGCCGGCCTTTGCTGTAGGGCGTACCCAGGAGCTGCTTTTTACCATTCGCCAACTGGAAGAGCAGGGTAAGATTCCTTCGCTACCTGTGCATGTAGATTCGCCCATGGCAATCAATGTCACGGAAATCTTCGCAAAGCACAAGGCCAATTACGATTTGCAGGCTAAGGTACTTGAATTGAACGGCATCAGCATTCTGCAGCCGAAAGAGATTCACTTCAGCCGCAGCCGCCAACAATCGAAAGCTCTGAATGAAATAGACGGAGAGGCAATTATCATATCAGCAAGCGGCATGGCAACAGGCGGCCGCGTCCTCCATCACCTGAAGTATCGTCTGCCCAGAAAAAGAGACACGGTGCTTTTCATCGGCTATCAGGCCTATGGGACCAGGGGTAGATCAATCCTGGAAGGCAAGGATACGGTAAAGATTCATGGAGAGCATGTTCCTGTCAGGGCACATATTGAACAGCTAAGCGGCTTTTCGGCACACGCAGACTACAATGAAATTCTGGCCTGGCTCCTTGGCTTCAATCGCCCCCCGAGAAAAACTTTTATTGTGCATGGAGAGCCCAAGGCTTGCAGCTCCCTGGCCCGGAAAATTGAAGACAAACTGGGATGGGATGTGGTAATCCCCAAGTTTAAAGAGCATTTCGACTTGGACTAGAAAGTGTCCATGGGGACGGCGACTTTGCGCCACGACTTGTGGCTCCAGGAAGAGGCATAGATCTATCTATAGTTGTGAATCATTCTGAACCACTCTATGGAAGGTAAACATGGTGGGACTCAGCTGTGTCCTATTCTGGCACTCTGGCTGCACCAAGGAGCCAGGGCTTCTGGGTTGAGCTGAATGCCCAGACCATCATCTTGGGGCAGCTCAGGCGGGCAGCCAGCGTAGCCGAATTGTACTAGCGGCCGCACGGGGTCGCACTGCAACAGGTGGAGGCCGAAGCACCCCTCACAGTATTTTACCTGCTTCAATGCTGAGAGCAAGATTAATTGGGCTGCGGAAAGAAGGGAAGACTCTCCCACCTGACAGCCCAGATGAACATCCAGACCTGCCTGCAGGGCTTCGCGACATCGATTGTATGAGGCAATCAGACCGCCGCATTTAGATATGCGGACATTCACCCCGGTGCAGCCGTTTCGGGCAATCAGCATCCGGAGGGATTTCCTGTCATGTATACTTTCATCTGCAATGATTTCAAAGTCAGTCCTTGCCACCAAGTTTGCAAGTGTCTCGACGTCATCCGCCCTGGTGGGCTGTTCCACACAGCGGATTCCCTTGCGAGCCAGAAATGCCATGGCCTCCAGAGTCTGTTGAAAGTTCCAGGCCATGTTTGCATCAACGATAATACGGGCAGAGGCACCCAACACCTGGCGGGCAGTACGAACGATTCGCCTGTCCAGATTCTGCCCCACTTTGAGCTTGAGCTGGCGGAGGCCATACAGTCGGATTCTTGCCAGTTGCAGGAGGGCCCTGAGTGGACTTTGTGCTGACAGCACTGCGCTGAAACGGACATTGGCCTCGAGCGCTGCAGCAGTATTGATTCGGACAGCCCGGCCAAAGGCGCGGCCGAAAGCGTCGAGCAATGCCAGGTCAACTGCTGCCCAGGCAGCATTTTGTGGACGATGGTGAGATGCCCATTGCGAGGGGGCCTTGCCGTCGCATTCATGCAGAAAGGAAAGAACCTGAGCCAGCGAGTGAAATTCCATGCCGAGCAGCCTGGGCAAGATATCTTCTTGCAATAAAGAAAAGGCGCCTTTTCTTGTCTCTCCAGTGACGTAAGCCCGCGGCAGGGATTCTCCGAAGCCCACATGGCCGTCATCTGTGAGGCATTTTAGGAAAATGCTTTCAGATGTCCTTCTAACTGCTGCCGCATGTCTGAATGAGCGGCGGAATGGCAGGTCTACAGCATAGAGTTCAAAAGCTTTTATGCGGGCCATTCCAGATCCCGAGTCTCTCAGCCTCGCTCCATATGGTCTTGGGTCGAGGGCGTAGGAAAATCGTCTCTCGACAGCAATGGGTCCTCGAGCATAAAGTAAGTGCAGCTGCTCAGGGAGAGCGTGTTGAGAGCACTTCAGTCGACCATTAGAGCAGCCAGATTTTCTCCGTTAGCAGCTCAGCTGTCAACTCAATTCCACGGTCAACTTTACAAGCTTGGAGCCGCGCCTGACTGTTACCCTCACCGTGTCACCCGGTCGTTTGTCGAAAAGAAGGATGCGGAGGTCTTCAAGGGTATGAACAGGATGCTCCTCAACCGCCGTGATGAAATCTCCTTTTTTCATGCCAGCTGCTTTGGCGCCACTGCTTGTGGAAAACCCTGTAACCTTGAGTGTGGCGGCATCTGCCTCGAGCAGGACCCCGAGCTTGGCTGCCTGTGGCGCTTCAACTTCTGTGGAGAACACCAGATAATCAGCAAGATCGGCAGCCGGCATGACGTTTTGAGCTGGCAAGATAACAGTATAGCTTGCTTGAAAGCGACGATACGCCCGCCTGGGTATCCCCGAGCCATACTCTAAATGACCATTGCCTGCGATCACCACCATATGGCAGCGTGGGTGTGCCTGGAGATATCTGGCAATGGTTTCCGCCATGGTCTCATCCCAGAGAATCTGTGCCTGAACAAAGTAATCGAAGTTTTCGGGAGCTGTACCGCCTGGCAGTTCTATCTGGTGCATGTCGAACACCCTCTTCAAACGAGTGCGGTATGATTTATCGCTGAAATCCAGTTCTGTTGGAATGCTTTTCTTTTGTTCTTCGCTCAAATGAGCAAGTCCTTCTCTTGCCACCTTGGCAACCAGTTTATGGTCTAAATTGAGTGCTATCACAGGAATACTCTTTTTTCTGGCATACTGCAGTATGTCTCTA
The sequence above is drawn from the Deltaproteobacteria bacterium genome and encodes:
- a CDS encoding MBL fold metallo-hydrolase; this encodes MKISFFGATGTVTGSRHLLEIEGKKLLIDCGLFQGPKKHRLMNWDTFPFPPAKIDRVLLTHAHIDHTGYLPRFRAGKFSGQIHCTHATRDLCEIMLRDSAHLQEEDAYWANKKGYSKHRPALPLYTVEDAEKALELFQPLHYGEDLFLSNSLRIKFKDAGHILGSSFVDIKTTKGGQRRKIVFSGDLGRPGRPILRDPVQMFEVDYLILESTYGDRLHGEQSPEAEVERVINETAKRRGVLVVPAFAVGRTQELLFTIRQLEEQGKIPSLPVHVDSPMAINVTEIFAKHKANYDLQAKVLELNGISILQPKEIHFSRSRQQSKALNEIDGEAIIISASGMATGGRVLHHLKYRLPRKRDTVLFIGYQAYGTRGRSILEGKDTVKIHGEHVPVRAHIEQLSGFSAHADYNEILAWLLGFNRPPRKTFIVHGEPKACSSLARKIEDKLGWDVVIPKFKEHFDLD
- a CDS encoding transglycosylase SLT domain-containing protein, which translates into the protein MLVRKVSNMGCVLVGVLLLLLDVSMPASISGVRPTAISFPSLLSSVHIEGTVEFCGETVPLERQEVKERFEKELLLSLWDRPQVILWLKRSSRYLPHVEKMLREANMPDDLKYIAIAESALRPHVRSRKGATGFWQFMKSTGRKYGLTISSRVDQRRNIFDSTSAAIKYFRDLRQLLGSWTLAAAAYNMGEEGLLAEILEQGTNDYYSLYLPLQTQRYVFRVVAAKLILTQPNRFGFHLAETDYYPQLTFDKVVVHCSRDVPLRIVGQAAETSFKVVKDLNPEIRGHYLPPGDFTLRLPEGSAKKFQQRYAALVKKWLAERDELVYLVQKGDNLSTIAEKFEVPLAALLIWNRLNLKEPIHPGDELIVRRKESVDIAADQQNDFTDKSLPQE